The genomic segment CAGCCCAGATGCTGGGTAAAGATGCGAGTGAAATAATGGCGATTGGGAAAGCCGTGTTCGATGGCGATTTGATCAATGGTTTTATCTGTTAAGACCAAAGCCTCTCCTGCTAGACGCAGGCGGGTGGCAGTGACGTAGGCGGCAGGCGTTTGTCCGGTATGCTCACGGAATGCGCGGATAAACCCGGATGATGCAATAGGCGCGAGGTGTTGTGAGCGAAGGTATTGACGCTGTGTGGGATTGACACCTATGGCATGCTTCACCCTCATGGTG from the Prosthecobacter dejongeii genome contains:
- a CDS encoding helix-turn-helix transcriptional regulator, which produces TMRVKHAIGVNPTQRQYLRSQHLAPIASSGFIRAFREHTGQTPAAYVTATRLRLAGEALVLTDKTIDQIAIEHGFPNRHYFTRIFTQHLGCGPAEFRARQHRRRGR